The DNA sequence GCCTCCGCTTAACCCCGACGACCTGCCCTTTCCGGCTCGCCACCTTCTGATAAATAATGGGGTCGACAGGCCATACGCTTCTGAAGGGACCCGCTTCTTTCCATGGTCTCCTATCTTTACTGCGCGAGGCTGTCCCTACAATTGTTATTATTGCAATAAACTGACGTATGGCGCTTGTTTTGCCGCAAGGACGCCCGAAAACGTTGTAGCGGAAATGATCGAATTGGTTTCAAAATATAATGTAAAAGAGATCGATTTCTACGACGACTGTTTCAATTTTGACATGAAACGCGCCGAAAATATCCTCGACCTGATCATTTCGAAGAAAATTAAAATATACCTTAGATTTTCCAACGGGCTGCGAGCGGATAAAATAAGCGAAAATCTACTGGTAAAAATGAAAAAGGCCGGCTGTGATTATCTTGCCTACGGAATCGAATCCGGAAGCCAAGAAGTTCTAGATAAAATACCAAAAGCCATAAAGCTTGATACGATAAGAAAAGCCGTTGCCCTCACAAAAAAACAGGGAATAACAACCATTGGGTTCTTCATGCTGGGGCTTATTGGCGATACCGAAGAAACAATGCAAAAAACAATAGATTTCGCAAAGGAACTTGATCTTGACGGAGCATTGTTTAATATAGCCGTCCCATATCCCGTGACAAAAATGTGGGATATGATCGAGAAAAACGGCAGACTATTGATATCAGGCTATGAAGATTATTGCCACACCAGTGGTAAAATGGTTTACGAATATCCAGGGACTGCAACGCCTGATGTCGTTGAAAGAATGTTTAAAAAGGCAAATAGGGAATTTTATTTTAGGCCTAAATATATATTAAAGCAGCTTCCAAAATTATTAAGGCCCAGCCAAATACCGATGCTGCTCAAGGGATTAAAAAGGATCATGTTCTTGCAAAGACAGGAGAAATGCGAAAAAAACGGCGCAATGAAAAATGAAACCAAAAAGTTATATGAAAACTGGGATAATTTCTGGTCAAAAAAAGAAGGGCCCACCCGTATAGGGCAATTTTTGATGAACCTCTCAATTGACGCCGTAAAAAAGACTTTGGACCGGAATTCGGACAATATCAAACATGATGCCAAGATCCTGGATATCGGATGCGGAAGCGGAAGGACGCTTAATATTTTCAGAAGATGGGGATATTCAAATATTATCGGCATCGACAACTCGGTAGAGAGCGTCAAGCGCTGCATTGACTATGGATTTGAAAAAGACAAAGATGTATTTGTTATGGATGGCACGCACACTTCATTCAAAGACAATGAGTTTGAAGTGGTATTCTCCGAAGGGATCTTGGAGCATTTTCTTGACTTTTCTGGTTTTGCAAAAGAAATGGCGAGGATCAGCTCAAAATACATATT is a window from the Candidatus Saganbacteria bacterium genome containing:
- a CDS encoding radical SAM protein, whose amino-acid sequence is MNKQKVLLVQPNYQLKKDAVIWGMNPPLNLAYIAAVLERSGVQVEILDANVLRLSPKQVADYASDKKFNILGISILTPAHTYCIQVAKLLPKDIISVAGGPHSAGMSEELLKEGFDLVVRGEGEYTMLDIALGKDVKEIKGLSYIKDNIVIHNEKRPPLNPDDLPFPARHLLINNGVDRPYASEGTRFFPWSPIFTARGCPYNCYYCNKLTYGACFAARTPENVVAEMIELVSKYNVKEIDFYDDCFNFDMKRAENILDLIISKKIKIYLRFSNGLRADKISENLLVKMKKAGCDYLAYGIESGSQEVLDKIPKAIKLDTIRKAVALTKKQGITTIGFFMLGLIGDTEETMQKTIDFAKELDLDGALFNIAVPYPVTKMWDMIEKNGRLLISGYEDYCHTSGKMVYEYPGTATPDVVERMFKKANREFYFRPKYILKQLPKLLRPSQIPMLLKGLKRIMFLQRQEKCEKNGAMKNETKKLYENWDNFWSKKEGPTRIGQFLMNLSIDAVKKTLDRNSDNIKHDAKILDIGCGSGRTLNIFRRWGYSNIIGIDNSVESVKRCIDYGFEKDKDVFVMDGTHTSFKDNEFEVVFSEGILEHFLDFSGFAKEMARISSKYILLIQPNHFSFFGKTINFLSDHLRQNVKEYSYKIDDFILAFQKNGYKLKEKRDTPLADFWILLFEKEKGK